In Arachis stenosperma cultivar V10309 chromosome 1, arast.V10309.gnm1.PFL2, whole genome shotgun sequence, one DNA window encodes the following:
- the LOC130980848 gene encoding uncharacterized protein LOC130980848: MANPRGEYKAITLRNGKVVEEGTPSKDNHEEVASKHGNENEGEIPASPPPKPVLKPYVPKAPYPQRLRKDGKDGQFSKFLEIFKRLQINIPFAEALEQIPLYAKFLKELITKKRNWEAKETIVLTEECSAIIQKKLPQKLKDPGSFQIPCIIGDITIKKALTFKFPHGVVEDLLVKVGEFIFPADFVVLDMEEEANTSIILGRPFLATAGAIIEVQKGELVLRLHEEKMVFNVFKAMSYPKESIGECMLVDTMEQIVQKFMEEE; the protein is encoded by the exons ATGGCTAACCCAAGAGGAGAATACAAAGCCATAACTCTAAGAAATGGGAAGGTTGTAGAGGAAGGAACCCCAAGTAAAGATAATCATGAAGAGGTTGCATCAAAGCATGGGAACGAGAATGAAGGGGAGATCCCAGCTTCCCCTCCACCAAAACCAGTCTTGAAGCCCTATGTGCCAAAGGCACCATACCCACAAAGACTGAGAAAAGATGGGAAGGATGGCCAGTtctctaagttcctagagatcttCAAGAGGCTCCAAATCAACATACCATTTGCTGAGGCATTAGAACAAATAccactctatgccaagttcttaaaggagcttaTAACCAAAAAGAGGAACTGGGAGGCAAAAGAAACTATAGTATTGACTGAGGAATGCAGCGCCATCATACAGAAGAAGCTACCTCAAAAGCTGAAAGACCCCGGGAGTTTTCAAAttccctgcatcataggggacaTCACTATTAAGAAAGCttt AACATTTAAGTTTCCACATGGGGTGGTGGAAGACTTGCTAGTGAAAGTAGGAGAATTCATTTTCCCTGCTGATTTCGTTGTGCTGGACATGGAAGAAGAGGCCAACACATCAATtatcctaggaagaccatttTTAGCTACTGCTGGAGCCATTATTGAAGTGCAGAAAGGGGAACTAGTATTGAGATTGCATGAAGAAAAAATGGTCTTCAACGTCTTTAAAGCAATGAGTTACCCCAAAGAATCCATAGGAGAATGCATGCTCGTAGACACCATGGAACAGATAGTTCAAAAATTCATGGAAGAAGAATAA